A window of Hyperolius riggenbachi isolate aHypRig1 chromosome 1, aHypRig1.pri, whole genome shotgun sequence contains these coding sequences:
- the LOC137527871 gene encoding proteinase-activated receptor 3-like, with the protein MRILLLLILLAGSVLSIRHKSRTPNNESVNLDIRTFRARFSSNDDIIPKEVIDGELGSEIENVQKHAPDNSSVLNNSSNKESTIPDKRTSRTKTRKVKDQSSKKVVRGEQSNSVNGTIAGNNSTNNGSDTLDIKTFRPLPRPRDDDDDDKLLQEVINGLVDGTTNNVNNTARNKRKPLLKNSTLAYLRSSTSTKMIPAIYIIVILIGIPSNILTLQMLFSRVRTVCTAIFYTNLAISDLLFCLTLPLKAAYHLDGNNWIFGEAMCRVLTVCFYGNMYGSILFLMCISISRYVAIVHPFIYRSLPKRTCTILLCSFVWIVVLMFMIPFYTKKQTYDIKELNLVLCNDMYEDSSDEFQFYYFISLAVFGYLIPFAVVAFCYFSIIKTLGTHDRKRFMYLKITVLLLFIFALCFTPSNIILIVHQVTYHYSYKDELYSSYLIALCFSSLNSCLDPFLYFLMSEITKPSKKYSKINKVSNDTHMKLLAS; encoded by the exons ATGAGGATCTTACTGCTTCTCATTCTGCTGGCAGGCTCTGTGCTCTCTATCAGAC aTAAGTCCAGAACACCAAATAATGAATCTGTCAATCTGGACATCAGGACATTTCGAGCAAGATTTTCCAGTAATGATGACATAATCCCCAAGGAAGTAATTGATGGAGAACTAGGGTCAGAAATAGAAAATGTTCAGAAACATGCACCAGACAATAGCAGTGTTCTCAATAACTCATCAAACAAAGAATCTACTATTCCGGACAAAAGGACTTCTCGAACAAAAACTCGTAAGGTTAAAGACCAATCCAGCAAGAAAGTAGTTCGTGGAGAGCAGTCAAACTCAGTCAATGGGACGATTGCTGGTAATAATTCAACCAACAATGGATCTGACACTCTGGATATAAAGACCTTTCGACCATTACCACGTCcccgtgatgatgatgatgatgacaaacTCCTCCAGGAAGTAATTAATGGATTAGTAGATGGGACAACAAACAATGTCAACAATACTGCACGAAACAAACGGAAGCCTTTACTCAAAAACTCAACATTGGCCTACTTAAGAAGCTCCACAAGCACAAAGATGATCCCAGCCATCTACATCATAGTCATTCTCATTGGTATTCCTTCCAACATCCTCACATTACAGATGTTGTTTTCAAGAGTCAGAACTGTGTGCACTGCGATATTCTACACCAATCTGGCCATATCGGATTTACTTTTCTGCCTCACACTTCCCCTCAAGGCCGCGTATCACCTGGATGGTAATAACTGGATATTCGGTGAAGCAATGTGCCGAGTCTTGACCGTATGCTTCTATGGAAACATGTACGGCTCCATCCTGTTCCTTATGTGTATTAGCATCAGCCGCTACGTTGCCATCGTCCACCCTTTCATTTATCGGAGTTTACCAAAGCGGACTTGCACCATTCTTTTATGCAGCTTTGTGTGGATCGTAGTCTTAATGTTCATGATACCATTTTATACAAAGAAACAGACGTACGACATAAAGGAGCTGAACCTCGTGTTGTGCAATGACATGTATGAAGACTCTTCTGATGAGTTTCAGTTCTATTATTTTATATCCCTGGCCGTGTTTGGGTATCTCATTCCTTTTGCGGTGGTGGCGTTCTGTTACTTTTCCATCATAAAGACATTGGGCACCCACGACCGGAAGAGATTCATGTACTTGAAAATAACTGTCCTCCTCCTGTTCATATTTGCCTTGTGCTTCACACCAAGCAATATCATTCTCATCGTTCACCAAGTCACTTACCACTACAGCTATAAGGATGAATTGTACAGCAGCTATCTAATAGCTTTGTGTTTCAGCAGTCTGAACAGTTGCTTAGATCCCTTTCTGTATTTCCTAATGTCTGAAATAACAAAACCCTCCAAAAAGTACTCTAAGATTAATAAGGTATCTAACGATACACATATGAAACTCCTTGCTTCCTGA